A window of Ardenticatena maritima contains these coding sequences:
- a CDS encoding DsrE family protein, which produces MLKLAVIVLADTETHADLGRVVNAMEVVRECLEKGDDVRLIFDGAGTRWVPELADPQHKRHALFQQILPAVEGVCLFCAGAFGVRNAVQACGVRLLDEHDGHPSVRALLADGYQVLTF; this is translated from the coding sequence ATGCTCAAACTCGCCGTGATCGTCCTCGCCGACACCGAAACGCACGCCGATTTGGGGCGCGTCGTCAACGCCATGGAGGTGGTGCGCGAATGCCTGGAAAAGGGCGACGATGTGCGTCTCATCTTCGACGGAGCAGGCACGCGGTGGGTGCCGGAACTCGCCGACCCCCAGCACAAGCGGCACGCGCTTTTCCAGCAGATTTTGCCTGCGGTTGAAGGCGTTTGCCTTTTCTGCGCCGGCGCTTTTGGCGTGCGCAATGCTGTACAAGCCTGCGGCGTTCGCCTGCTGGACGAGCACGATGGACACCCCAGCGTGCGGGCGCTTCTCGCCGACGGATACCAGGTCCTCACGTTTTGA